One segment of Anaerolineae bacterium DNA contains the following:
- a CDS encoding triose-phosphate isomerase produces the protein MRKPFALANWKMAMTLSETVAFIRKFLPLVEGLTDKVEIVICPPYTALYVARQELEGSGIQLGAQNLHPGPGLAWTGEISAQLLVDAGCRWVMLGHWERRRHFGEDDEFVNRKVRAAIEAGLCPILLVGEPVNFSGKLELFLQKQLETLTRECSADDIARMVFVYEPEGAIGVEEPASLERIEEGCAFLRGKLRKDFGEVAERVRIIYGGSVSPEFASAILSLPDVDGLGATRRGRDPEAFAAIVRWIAEKRAR, from the coding sequence AAAATGGCCATGACTCTATCAGAAACCGTGGCTTTTATTCGCAAATTCCTTCCGCTGGTGGAAGGCCTCACAGATAAAGTGGAGATAGTCATATGCCCACCCTACACAGCCCTTTATGTAGCCCGACAGGAACTGGAGGGAAGCGGGATACAACTCGGAGCCCAGAACCTTCACCCTGGCCCTGGCCTGGCCTGGACCGGGGAAATCTCGGCGCAATTACTGGTGGATGCAGGATGCAGGTGGGTGATGCTAGGGCATTGGGAACGCCGCCGTCATTTCGGCGAAGATGATGAGTTTGTGAACCGCAAAGTCCGGGCCGCCATTGAAGCCGGTCTCTGTCCTATCCTGCTGGTAGGAGAGCCCGTTAATTTCTCCGGAAAACTGGAGTTGTTCCTCCAAAAGCAGCTGGAAACCTTAACCCGGGAATGCTCGGCCGATGATATTGCGAGGATGGTTTTCGTTTACGAACCGGAAGGGGCGATAGGGGTTGAAGAGCCAGCTTCCCTGGAGCGAATAGAGGAAGGGTGCGCTTTTTTGAGGGGAAAGCTCAGGAAGGATTTTGGAGAGGTAGCTGAAAGGGTTCGGATAATTTACGGAGGCAGCGTTTCCCCTGAATTTGCCTCTGCAATCCTTTCCCTTCCCGATGTGGACGGCCTCGGGGCAACCCGCAGAGGGCGTGACCCCGAGGCCTTTGCCGCCATTGTCAGGTGGATTGCAGAAAAGCGGGCCCGCTAA